GGCACTGACCACCAGCGACGACGGCGGCCTCACGTTCCGTTATCACCAGGTGCTGCGTCGCTACCTGGAGTCCGCGCTGCGCGAGGAGTTGGGCGATGCCGGTGCACACGACTGGTACCGCCGGGCCGCGGACATCCTGGAGGCCGACGGTGCGGTGGTCGAGGCGCTGCGGGCCCGTTGCCGTGCCGCGGACTGGGCCGGCGTGCGCCGCCTGCTGCACGAGGACGGCGAGCGGCTGGCGGCCGACCCGACGTCCAACTGGGCCGAGCTGCTGCCGCTCTGGCTGAGCCGGGACGATCCGTGGGTCGCGCTGGCCGAGGCCCGCCGGCTGCTCGACGACGGGCAGTTCCACGCCGCCGAACGCGCGGCGCGGCGGGCCCGCGAACAGTTCACCCAGCAGCGCGGGCGAGAGCAGTGCGGCGAGGTGCTGCGCACCGCCACCGCCTGGGTACGCGGCCCGCAGGAGATCGACGCGCGGTGGGCGGACCTGCTGCGCGCGGCGGTCCAACGCAACCCGCAACTGCAGGCCGAGCGGGCGCGCCGGCTGGGGACGGCGATGGGTGAACTGGTCGAGGGACTAGCGCACTTCCTGGCCGGCGACCAGGCGCGTGCGGTGACCGTATTGCGCCGGCGCGCCGGTCGTCCGGACGATGATCGCCGTGCCGCACTGGCCGCACGCCTGGCACTGGCCGCGTTCAGTGTCTTCGAACGCTCGCGGGCGGCAGCGCTGCGCGAGCTGGACGCGGTGTGCGCCGAGGCCGAACTGTGCGGTTACACCTGGCTGGCTCGCACCGGCCAGGCGATCGTACTGGTGCTCGACGGCGACCCCGCCCGGCTACATGCCGCCGAGGAGTTGGCCCAGGACTGCGTGGCCCGCGGCGACCTGTGGGGCGCGCTGGTGATCGGCACCTGCGTGCAACTGGCCGGGCTGCGCAGCGGCGCCCCGGACCTGGACAAGCTGGAGGCGTTCATCGACTTCGCTCGCGGCATGCAGGCCGGCGTCCAGGAGGCGTGGGCGCGCTGCGTGCAGGCCCTCGTGTTCGCGGCCGAGGACCGCCCCGAGGCGGAGGCGTACGCACGGGCAGCGGAGTCGTTCGCACGGACGGCGGGCGCGACCGGTGCACTCGCCATCGCCTACTCCGCGCTCGCGCTCGCCCGTACCGAGGATGCCGCCGAGCTCACCGAGCTGGCCGCCTCCACCAGCGCCGAGATCGGCCTGGACGTACAGCCCTGGCGCTGGCTGCGGCGCGCGACCGACCCACCGCCGACCGTGGCCCGGCGAACGGCGGGGAGCACCGGACCGATCGCGGGGCCGCGCTCGCTCGAACTGAGCTGCTTCGGCCCGTTCCGGCTCTCGATCGGCGGCGTCGTGCAGCCGCTTACCGGCGCCCGTCCCAGGGCCAGAGCCCTGCTGCGACTGCTCGCGCTGCACGCGGGCGAACCGGTGCACCGCGAGCGGCTGGCCGACGCGCTGTGGGGCGAACTCGCCTCGGACGCGGCGCTGCACAACCTGCAGGTGAGCATCTCGACGCTGCGCCGCATGCTGACGCCGGGCGAGCAGCCGCGGCTCTCGCTGATCGAGCGCGACGGCGACGCGTACCGGCTGGTGCTCGGCAGCGACGCCCGGTACGACGTCCGCGAGTTCGACACCGAACTGTCGACGGCGGCGCGTGCCCGCAGTGCCGGCGACCCGGACGCAGCGATCGCCGCGCTCGGGCGCGCGTTGAGCAGCTACGCCGGCGACCTGCTGCCCGAGGACGGTGCGGCCGACTGGGTGATCGACCCGCGCGAGCGGTACCGCACCCTCGCAGTGGGTGCCGCCGCCACCCTGGCCGAGCTGCACCTCGATCGCGGCGACGCGGAGTCGGCCGCCGGCGCGGCCGCGCGCGGCGTGCACATCGACCGCTACCACGACCGGTGCTGGCGGGTGCTGATCCGCGCTCACGAGGCGCAGGGCGATCACGCGGCGGCGCAGCGCGCGCTGCGGGGCTATCGCGACGTCCTGGACTCGCTCGGCGTCGCGGCCGAGCCGGTACCCTACCGCTGACTCCCGGTGCCCTGCCGCTGACTACTTGCGCGCCAGGAACTCCAGCTCCCCCAGCGCGACCAGCTTGCCGGCCGCGGGCCGGTAGGTCGACAGGATCGTCACCTGCACGTCGGTGACGTCACTGACTGCGAGGTGCAGGTCCTGGGCGCCGGGCTTGTCGCTGAGCGTGAAGTCCTTGACGACGCGTGCGTGCCCCTTGCGGGTCAGGGTCACCTCGATCCGCTGCGCGCTCGACTCGGCGAGGTAGTCCTTGAGCTGATCGGACGCGCCGTTGAACACCCGCAGGTACACCAGCCGGTACGGCGTGGCGAAGCCGAGGGTCACCGACTGCCCGGACGCCTTCGCGCTGTTCCCGGGCGCCCAGTACACGTTCGGCGCGCCGTCGCGCACTGCTCTCGCGCCGTGCCCCTTCGCCGCGGACGTCGCCCTGAACGAGGTCGGGTTGACGACCCTGGTTCCCTTCACCCGGTCGGCCACCGAGTTCGCGGCGCCCGACCAGTACGGCTTGGTGAAGAACACCGCCGCGGCGGCCACGACCAGCACGGCGAGCAACCAGGCCAGCCAACGGTAGGACCGCCGCCTCGTCCGGTACTCCGGACGGGTGCCGGCAACGGGCGCAGCACGCCCGCTGCGGACGAACATCCGCCGCCACCACGGCGGGGCGCCCACCACCGGCGCATCGGCCAGGTCGTTACCGCAACGCCGGCAGAACTTGCGGGACGGCGCGTTGCCCGCGCCGCAACTGCCGCAGATCACCTCACCGGGCGCAGCCGCCCGCTCCTCCGGCGGCAGCTCGCGACGGCGCGGCTTCGGCGCGGCCGCGCCGG
This genomic stretch from Jatrophihabitans cynanchi harbors:
- a CDS encoding BTAD domain-containing putative transcriptional regulator codes for the protein MRTPVAHGHTRLRLHRMLDTVRATGLALVVAPAGSGKTTLLARWARAQSGIVAWYRADASDAGAGPRSALPTIVAAALRVAFVSRLPDGHPSLAGTVDELEDLVALLEAVEEKVVLVVDDVQELAGTGATADLERLLLLAPPNLLVLLGGRVIPEINLSRGEVRSPVIIDGDDLRFRSWEVEELFRDFHREPLLPEDAAVLARRTDGWAVALQLFHLATGGRAAAQRSEAVRSLGPARYAKEYLSAQVLAGLPEELRDLLRRTCVFDTVTADRCERLLGRGGAQQALEELEHRQALTTSDDGGLTFRYHQVLRRYLESALREELGDAGAHDWYRRAADILEADGAVVEALRARCRAADWAGVRRLLHEDGERLAADPTSNWAELLPLWLSRDDPWVALAEARRLLDDGQFHAAERAARRAREQFTQQRGREQCGEVLRTATAWVRGPQEIDARWADLLRAAVQRNPQLQAERARRLGTAMGELVEGLAHFLAGDQARAVTVLRRRAGRPDDDRRAALAARLALAAFSVFERSRAAALRELDAVCAEAELCGYTWLARTGQAIVLVLDGDPARLHAAEELAQDCVARGDLWGALVIGTCVQLAGLRSGAPDLDKLEAFIDFARGMQAGVQEAWARCVQALVFAAEDRPEAEAYARAAESFARTAGATGALAIAYSALALARTEDAAELTELAASTSAEIGLDVQPWRWLRRATDPPPTVARRTAGSTGPIAGPRSLELSCFGPFRLSIGGVVQPLTGARPRARALLRLLALHAGEPVHRERLADALWGELASDAALHNLQVSISTLRRMLTPGEQPRLSLIERDGDAYRLVLGSDARYDVREFDTELSTAARARSAGDPDAAIAALGRALSSYAGDLLPEDGAADWVIDPRERYRTLAVGAAATLAELHLDRGDAESAAGAAARGVHIDRYHDRCWRVLIRAHEAQGDHAAAQRALRGYRDVLDSLGVAAEPVPYR
- a CDS encoding NADase-type glycan-binding domain-containing protein, translated to MIVCTSCGARNEDGESFCGECGSYLEWAGERLEPTAEPVHEPAPSALAAPAAPVAAAPEPATVQQPATVQQPATVQQPATVQQPATVQQPATVQQPATVQQPATVQQPATSQQPATSQQPATVQQPAAVRPGAAAPKPRRRELPPEERAAAPGEVICGSCGAGNAPSRKFCRRCGNDLADAPVVGAPPWWRRMFVRSGRAAPVAGTRPEYRTRRRSYRWLAWLLAVLVVAAAAVFFTKPYWSGAANSVADRVKGTRVVNPTSFRATSAAKGHGARAVRDGAPNVYWAPGNSAKASGQSVTLGFATPYRLVYLRVFNGASDQLKDYLAESSAQRIEVTLTRKGHARVVKDFTLSDKPGAQDLHLAVSDVTDVQVTILSTYRPAAGKLVALGELEFLARK